In the genome of bacterium, the window TGTCGCGCCCGGCCTCCATGGCGCTGGTGGCGATAAACTTGGCCACCGAGCCGTAGCCCGGGCAGTGGTCGGTGAACGCCAGGTCGTTGTCGATGGTCTTGGGCACGCCCATCACCACCATCTCATAGTTGAGCTGGGCGCTGAGGTCCTTGATCTTGGCCGCGGTGTCCATGCTGTCGTTGCCGCCGGCATAGAAAAAGTAGCGGATGTCGTGGGCCTGGAACACCTCGAGCACGCGCTCGTAGTCGGCGCGGCTTTTCTCCAGGCTTTTCAGCTTGTGGCGGCAGGAGCCGATCGCCGCGCTGGGCGTGGTCTTGAGCAGTTCCACTGTCTCGGGGCTTTCGGCCCGTATGTCGAACAGCTCCTCGCGCAGCACCCCCAGGATGCCGTTGTGCGAGCCGTAGATACCCTGGATCTGCGGGTGTTTCAGCGCCTCCTGGATCACACCGCAGGCCGAGGCGTTGATCACCGCGGTCGGTCCGCCCGACTGCGCCACCAGCGCGTTGCCCTTTATCTGGCTCATTTCTTTCTCCCTTCGTTCGTTTTCCGGTTGCAGAGAAGTAGTTCTATGCTTGCCGCCTGCAGGGCCGTCAGGTCGGAGGGGTCCTCCACCCGGTCGACCAGCAGGCTGTCGAAATCCTCGAGTGTGGCGAACGGCACCAGGCCCGACTCGCCGAACTTGCTGTGGTCGAGCACGGCCAGCTTGCGCTCGGCCGTGGCCATCATGCGGCGCTTGGTCTCGGCCTCCACCGTGTTGCCGCAGAAAAACCCGCGCGAGGGCAGGAACCCGCGCGCCCCGATGAACGCCAGCTGCACGTGGAACCGCTCCAGGGCCGACCAGCTCTCCGGGCCGATTACGGCCAGGCTGGCCGAGCGCAGGGTTCCGCCGGTCATTATCACCGTGATCCCATCGTAGTCCGACAGCTCCACGGCCACTGGGATCGAGTCGGTGATGACGGTGAGGTCCTTGTGGTGACGGAGGTTGCGGGCAATTTCGAGGATGG includes:
- a CDS encoding DeoR/GlpR family DNA-binding transcription regulator codes for the protein ADLSSLARQGYLTRTHGGAVLRERSIFPGRASLSFGDKAVANLEAKRRIGRRAAELVADGMNILLDAGTTILEIARNLRHHKDLTVITDSIPVAVELSDYDGITVIMTGGTLRSASLAVIGPESWSALERFHVQLAFIGARGFLPSRGFFCGNTVEAETKRRMMATAERKLAVLDHSKFGESGLVPFATLEDFDSLLVDRVEDPSDLTALQAASIELLLCNRKTNEGRKK